Within Candidatus Thorarchaeota archaeon, the genomic segment CACCCACGATTAGTAGGCCTCCCCCATTATTGACAAAAGTATGAACTGCGTCTATCTCGTTCTGAGTGAGATCCTTCATGGGGAAGAATAATACAAGAATGTCATAATTGTTCAAAATTCCCGAATCAAGTGCTTGGTCAAAATTGGTTGATGAATTATATCCGTTGACTCCGAGCATCCAGCTGAATATTGATGCATTGCCGGGGGCCCATAGTGCGCTACCATTGGCCTCATGGCTCTCATCAAATAATATTTTGGCTGATGTGAAGTCTGCAACGGTCGACATATCCTTCTCAGGACTCGAAGAATATGTCTGTGGCCTTACAAATGACAAAGGTATTGGTATGATTATCATGAGAATTAGTGTTAGTGCAATCACATTGGTCGTGCGAGTCGTCATACTCACCGATTCGGTTATCTGTATTCAGTTAAAATAAGGCTTACTAGTAAAATTAAGATGCATTATACTACCCAAATGCAATATGTGATGTTATATAAAAAGAAAAGAGAGAAGCAGACCATTCACTGGTCTACTTCTATTTTAAATTACTTCTTCTTTAGGACAGCAACGACAATGATCACAACAATGACCACACCTACCGCACCAAGAACAAGAGTCATGTCCAAGGGTGCTGGGGCTGGTGCTGGGGGATTCATTGCATAATCAATGCCAAAGTCGATGGCCTGCTTGACAAAGACATCTCCGTTAAGAGCGACGTCCTTGTACTCCCATGAGCACATCGGCTGGTAGTCGCCATATGGTGATGCACCGGAAACTATGATGACGCCATCGCCATTATCGCCCGCCTTGATTTCAAGGGTTGCAGCAACGAATGCGCCCTTGTCACCATCTTCGTGAGCGTATGGATAGGTCAGGTCATGGTCAGCGATGGTTGCACTAGCACCATAATAGAGAAGAGGATATACGTTTGCAATCGAGCCTGTTTCTAAGTCGATAGGCTTGGTGTTCTCTGCGGGGGTTGAGCTGTTGCTTCCGTATAGGAGGGTTGGACCATGCATGAGGACCTTTGTTGTACCGGCCACAATGTCCGCCACGAAGGGGTCATTGCTCGTGCCATTTGCAACTGGACGATAGCCAGCACCACAATTGGAGTATGCATCCTCAATGGATGTCGGTTCACCATATACGTGAGAACCAACTGCTTCAAGGATCTGGGTCATGTTGTCGTTGATATATGCTCCACTGTAGTCGGAATCGTAGCCGACCCATAGGAACTTACCACCTGCATTGAACCAGTTAGCGATAGCAGTGACTTCCGACGCGAGATAGCCATTTGTATCTCCATAGATGGAGCCAAGGACTAAGCCTACCGCATCTGAAAGGATTGTGTTATTTATTCCTCCATAAGCCCATACAACCTCATAACCCAAGGCGGTGAGGTTGTTCGCCAACTGCAGATCGGTCGTGTTCCAGAGCTTGGAACTGTACTGACCGTGAGAGTAGTCGAAGACGATCTTCTTCGCACTCGTCTGTGCAGCAACCGGCGTTGGACCTACGAAAAGAGGTAAGAGCATAGCAGCCATAATCAAGACGGCAAATACTCTTCTAGCTTTTATTGTAGAGTTCATGTCTTCTGCGTCCTCCGGTTTTATATGTGGAAAGAGGATAAGACAATTTGTCATTATTGCATGATAAAACCTTTTCGAGAGAGGCGCAAACTCCTCCTTTTCATTTGTATTTATCGTTAATTATCTTCCTGCCAATCATACCGCCTGTTCTTGTCGAAGACGTGACGCTTTCAGAATGCTTGCACTGAATTTTCCTAATTTTGGATAACCTTAATTACCTCGCTTGGTTCCATAAGTTAGACACGATAATAGGCCATCTACCTCAGATGGGACCTGCGGCCTAAATAGAGCAAGAGGCGTTTGGAATGAGTGAATTCGAATCTGCGCGAAACACGAAGACAATACTCATTGCTGTAGTTGTAATTGTGGTCATAGTTGGTAGCGGTATTGCCGGATTTCTGCTGCTCAATCCGGGTACCACCACTACCACTGGCACGACAACAACAGAAGAGGGTAACACACTTACTATTCTCACACGTCATGATGTTGCGATTCATGGTGTTTTTGAAAATGCGTTCTTAGCATCTGACTATGCAAAGAATCTCAGTATCACCGATGTCAAATGGAAGACTCCCTCTGGAGAATTTTGGGACGACCTGATCAATGCTAACCAGGTCGATGTCTGTTGGGGTGGTGGACCTACGCTCTTTGATCAACTCATGCGTGATGATCTCCTTCTCCCACTTACCAGCACCAGAATGGCGGCTGCGGCTGCGCGAGTCAATGATACACTTGCAGGCGCAAACATGAAACGGATTAACGGTGACAGTGATCTCGTCTGGATTGCTGCGGCAATCTCCTCCTTTGGTTTTACCGTTAATCACCAATTTTTGGACGATTACAGTCTTCCAGTTCCTCACAAGTGGACTGATCTGGCCAATGCAACCTATGGGAGCCTTTTGCCCACAATCCCGACAATTGCAATGGGCAATGCACCTGATACCACCTCCAATACAAGGATCTATGAGATCATCACTCAGGGTCTTGGATGGGAGACAGGTTGGGCTAATATTGCTCGGATGGCTGGGAGTGCCAAGATCTTCCTCGGTTCAGTCGAGACCCAGACTGCTGCTGAGACTGGCCAAGTTGGTATCTCGATGTCAATTGACTTCTACGGTTACGTCACTCAGACAAAGAATCCTGATTGTGAGTACATCTTGCCAGAAGGCCAGACCATTGTGAATGGTGATCCCATTGCAATTGCGAAGACCACTCCGCATCAGGCGATGGCTGAGGCATTTGTTGATTGGGTACTCACTCCTGAAGCACAGGCTCTCTGGCTTAATCCGAACATCATGAGGATGCCTGTGATGCGAGAGACCTTTGATACTGCACTTGCGAAGAGTACTGAGGGCTATGCAAAGATGTATGCTACTTTCAACAATACGGTCAAGACAACTGGAATTGAATTCAACGATACACTCTCCCTATCAATCAACTCAGCCTTCATACACTACTTTGAGTCGGTATTTACAGACGCTCATACTGAGCTAGTGACCTGCTGGAGTGCCATTGTCAATGCATTCAAAGACGGTCATATCAATGCCTCTCAGCTCGAGTACTATGCAAATCTTATGGGCGCACCTGTGACTGTCAAAGATCCGAAGACAAATCAGGACGAGGCCTTTACCATCGCCTATGCAACTGCTATCAATCACGATATGATCTATGATGCGACCTTCAAATCTGAGATACAATCTCGATGGACTGCGGCCGCTAAGGCACAGTATATTGATGTGTATAATCAGATTCAGGCTCTGTTGCCATAGATCCTCTAACAATCAGTGAGGAATTGCTATGACTACAGCCGAGACACAGCAAAGTGAACCTGAACTTATCCCGGCCCGACTCCAGGATGACATCAAATACGCACTGTTGGGATTTCCACGGCGTATTGTATCTCTCTTTAAGCGTCTTGGGCGGGCAATAACAAGTGGCATTAAGAAGACTGCCTCTGGCATCACGGAGTTCTTCAGGCATCCTGCAGACTCTATCCGTGCTGCTGGTAGCAAGATGCGTCGAGAGCTTGACATGCTCTCTACAGTTCAGCTGATTGCTGTGCTCGGCGTCTTCTCTCTTTTTCTGCTTGCCCCACTGATCAGTGTGGTATACACGTCCTTTATCGATACATCAACT encodes:
- a CDS encoding ABC transporter substrate-binding protein, which translates into the protein MSEFESARNTKTILIAVVVIVVIVGSGIAGFLLLNPGTTTTTGTTTTEEGNTLTILTRHDVAIHGVFENAFLASDYAKNLSITDVKWKTPSGEFWDDLINANQVDVCWGGGPTLFDQLMRDDLLLPLTSTRMAAAAARVNDTLAGANMKRINGDSDLVWIAAAISSFGFTVNHQFLDDYSLPVPHKWTDLANATYGSLLPTIPTIAMGNAPDTTSNTRIYEIITQGLGWETGWANIARMAGSAKIFLGSVETQTAAETGQVGISMSIDFYGYVTQTKNPDCEYILPEGQTIVNGDPIAIAKTTPHQAMAEAFVDWVLTPEAQALWLNPNIMRMPVMRETFDTALAKSTEGYAKMYATFNNTVKTTGIEFNDTLSLSINSAFIHYFESVFTDAHTELVTCWSAIVNAFKDGHINASQLEYYANLMGAPVTVKDPKTNQDEAFTIAYATAINHDMIYDATFKSEIQSRWTAAAKAQYIDVYNQIQALLP